One segment of Haloplanus natans DSM 17983 DNA contains the following:
- the eif1A gene encoding translation initiation factor eIF-1A → MSEETGRRNLRMPDDDELFAVVTQHNGGNHVRVRCEDGEERMGRIPGRMKYRTWINEGDVVLVEPWSWQDEKANIEWRYSGQDADQLRREGHID, encoded by the coding sequence ATGAGCGAGGAAACGGGGCGCCGGAATCTCCGGATGCCCGACGACGACGAGCTGTTCGCGGTCGTAACACAACACAACGGCGGGAACCACGTTCGCGTCCGCTGTGAGGACGGCGAGGAACGAATGGGCCGCATCCCCGGCCGCATGAAGTACCGAACCTGGATCAACGAGGGCGACGTGGTCCTCGTCGAACCGTGGTCGTGGCAAGACGAGAAGGCAAACATCGAATGGCGCTACTCCGGTCAGGACGCCGACCAACTGCGTCGCGAAGGCCACATCGACTGA
- a CDS encoding alcohol dehydrogenase catalytic domain-containing protein: MRAAAFTDLIGPDGIEVIDVDSPDPGPGEAVVDVEACSINHHDLWILNGASAMIDPSDLPFVTGLDVVGVVDAVGEGVTGVDPGDRVVLCPNETCGTCRFCREGPENLCANYSLYHGGLAEQARVAADRLIPLPDGVDATTAAALPTAYLTAYHMLRRAEVEPGDLLFVPGATGGVGVATIQLADIRGVRTIGTSSSSSKLDAVADLGADHTIHGTDPDDLRDAVADIGTPDAVVNHLGGVYTGLGLDVMRRGGRMVVCGRTAGPTSEIDIAGLFRGHKRVIGSTMGTQADLERLVDLVAAGDLDPRIDRTFPLSETAAAFGTMQERETLGKLVVTMD; the protein is encoded by the coding sequence ATGCGTGCCGCAGCATTCACCGACCTGATCGGCCCGGACGGCATCGAAGTCATCGACGTCGACAGCCCCGACCCCGGCCCAGGCGAGGCCGTCGTCGACGTCGAGGCCTGTTCGATCAACCACCACGACCTCTGGATTCTGAACGGGGCGTCGGCGATGATCGACCCGTCCGATCTCCCCTTCGTCACCGGCCTCGACGTCGTCGGCGTCGTCGACGCCGTCGGCGAGGGCGTGACCGGCGTCGACCCCGGCGACCGCGTCGTCCTCTGCCCGAACGAGACGTGTGGCACCTGTCGGTTCTGCCGCGAAGGCCCCGAAAATCTCTGTGCGAACTACTCGCTTTACCACGGCGGCCTCGCGGAGCAAGCCCGCGTCGCGGCCGACCGACTGATCCCCCTGCCCGACGGCGTGGACGCGACGACGGCCGCGGCGCTTCCGACGGCCTACCTCACTGCCTACCACATGCTCCGGCGGGCCGAGGTGGAACCCGGCGACCTCCTCTTCGTCCCCGGCGCGACCGGCGGCGTCGGCGTCGCGACGATCCAACTCGCCGACATCCGCGGCGTCCGCACCATCGGCACCTCGTCGTCGTCGTCGAAACTCGACGCCGTTGCCGACCTCGGCGCCGACCACACCATCCATGGCACCGATCCGGACGACCTGCGCGACGCCGTCGCGGACATCGGAACGCCCGACGCCGTCGTCAACCACCTCGGTGGCGTCTACACGGGGCTCGGACTCGACGTCATGCGCCGCGGCGGGCGGATGGTCGTCTGCGGGCGCACCGCAGGCCCCACGTCCGAAATCGACATCGCGGGGCTGTTCCGGGGACACAAACGCGTCATCGGGAGCACGATGGGCACACAGGCCGATCTGGAACGGCTGGTCGACCTCGTCGCTGCGGGCGACCTTGATCCCCGGATCGACCGCACCTTCCCGCTCTCGGAGACGGCCGCCGCGTTCGGGACGATGCAGGAACGGGAGACGCTCGGCAAACTCGTCGTAACGATGGATTAA